A window from Mycolicibacterium tokaiense encodes these proteins:
- a CDS encoding PE-PPE domain-containing protein, with product MRSFIRTLTVTAIALIAAVVLALGSTLTTTVALTATTALIMGGTGRPNPDDFPGYVPNVAQYYIYPNTVCAPPGCDLEAVYTPETAWPLYGGPDAPTWKQSILQGTALFGEAVDAQLETLGPDDNLVLFGYSQSGAILAYQKRALADLSDEEKAQIEFVVIGNVSRPNGGLNTRLLGFSAPIVEFPFGPSMPTDTGIETTDIAMKWDIIADAPLYLTNPLAMINAILGFEYVHGTYPQPTEADPDETPGGYTAEQWQWMMDNPELYPELVDVQQRGDTKYITVTPTVLPLVAPLHDIGLKPVADLLEPALRVLIEQTGYDRSLPYGQTTGFRLIPIFNPVTLAVDLLKAVPQGVDQMLRGLRGEPTWIVPQPPETLTDGDDDAADSAAAQRVSTAAVSEPEKTESAEPAKSESAEPAKSETVVSDEPVSEDSEPVATDDSTTDESKPEAKPAKNPFTEMQRGLRDFGDRIQAALNPRKATTDDKTGDDDKADEKSDDDSTGNDNSKADDDKGSDDTKSDDSKSDDKSTEKASAAA from the coding sequence ATGCGTTCATTTATCCGGACCCTGACCGTCACCGCCATCGCGCTGATCGCCGCGGTGGTCCTGGCTCTCGGGTCCACCCTGACCACCACCGTCGCGCTGACCGCGACCACTGCCCTGATCATGGGCGGCACCGGCAGACCCAACCCCGACGACTTCCCGGGTTATGTACCCAATGTGGCGCAGTACTACATCTATCCGAACACCGTGTGCGCGCCGCCGGGCTGCGATCTGGAGGCCGTGTACACCCCGGAGACCGCGTGGCCGTTGTACGGCGGGCCCGATGCGCCCACCTGGAAACAGTCGATCCTGCAAGGCACCGCCCTGTTCGGGGAGGCTGTGGACGCGCAGCTGGAAACCCTCGGACCCGACGACAACCTGGTGCTGTTCGGCTACTCGCAGAGCGGGGCCATCCTGGCCTATCAGAAGCGGGCCCTGGCGGATCTGTCGGATGAGGAGAAGGCGCAGATCGAGTTTGTCGTCATCGGGAACGTGTCCCGGCCCAACGGCGGCCTGAACACCCGGTTGCTCGGCTTCTCGGCGCCTATCGTGGAGTTCCCGTTCGGCCCGTCCATGCCCACCGACACCGGCATCGAGACCACCGACATCGCGATGAAGTGGGACATCATCGCCGACGCACCGCTCTACCTCACCAATCCCCTGGCGATGATCAACGCGATCCTGGGCTTCGAGTACGTGCATGGCACCTACCCGCAGCCCACCGAAGCAGATCCCGACGAGACCCCGGGCGGATACACCGCCGAACAGTGGCAGTGGATGATGGACAACCCGGAGCTCTATCCCGAGCTGGTCGACGTGCAGCAGCGCGGCGACACCAAGTACATCACCGTCACGCCGACGGTCCTCCCGCTGGTGGCCCCGCTGCACGACATCGGCCTGAAGCCGGTGGCCGATCTGCTGGAGCCGGCGTTGCGGGTGCTGATCGAGCAGACCGGTTACGACCGGAGCCTGCCCTACGGGCAAACCACCGGTTTCCGGCTGATCCCCATCTTCAATCCGGTGACGCTTGCCGTGGACCTGCTCAAGGCCGTCCCGCAGGGTGTGGATCAGATGCTCAGAGGCCTGCGGGGCGAGCCGACGTGGATCGTGCCGCAACCGCCCGAGACGCTGACGGACGGCGACGATGATGCTGCGGACAGCGCTGCTGCACAGCGCGTTTCCACTGCCGCGGTGTCCGAGCCGGAGAAGACCGAGAGTGCGGAGCCGGCGAAGTCCGAGAGTGCGGAGCCGGCGAAGTCCGAGACCGTGGTGTCAGATGAGCCGGTGTCCGAGGACTCCGAGCCGGTGGCCACCGATGACTCGACCACGGACGAATCCAAGCCCGAGGCCAAGCCGGCCAAGAATCCGTTCACCGAGATGCAGCGTGGGCTCCGCGACTTCGGTGACCGTATTCAGGCCGCGCTGAACCCGCGCAAGGCGACCACGGACGACAAGACCGGCGACGACGACAAAGCCGACGAGAAGAGCGACGACGACTCGACGGGCAACGACAACTCGAAGGCCGACGACGACAAGGGGTCTGACGACACCAAGTCCGACGACAGCAAGTCCGACGACAAGTCGACCGAGAAGGCCTCTGCGGCAGCCTGA
- a CDS encoding HNH endonuclease signature motif containing protein, translating into MGTSAVADREAMLAALTQMETLQAQMNSLSIDAFTPLELLDLQQRRETLAWLQPVLDHKVYHRLRAECAPKELGASSYTKVLAARLRISEAEAFRRLKNAELLGPRTALTGEPMPPALPNVAAAQAKGQIGPEHVSEIKSFFRTLPQSVDFQAREAAETDLAHHASTLGADGFTAVADRLKYLLDQDGTFTDTDRQARRGLRLGKQRPDGTVPISGYLTPEAAATWEAVKAKLAAPGMCNPADDAPQVDGEPDPEHAARDARTQSQRDHDAFLAAGRAVLASGDLGQHKGLPATIIIRTELKDLEKAAGHGLTAGGTLIPMRDVIRMASHAYLWLALFDGKGVPLHLGRTRRVASPGQRIVLLAQHRGCTAPGCTADGYHSEVHHANKDWKDGGNTDVEDMTLACGPDNRMVETTGWITRNRPDDGVTEWIPPKALDCGQSRTNPYHHPDRILAPDEPDDDPPGDDP; encoded by the coding sequence ATGGGAACGTCAGCTGTCGCCGATCGTGAGGCGATGCTGGCTGCCCTGACCCAGATGGAAACCCTGCAAGCGCAGATGAACTCACTGTCCATCGATGCCTTCACCCCACTGGAGTTGTTGGACCTGCAGCAGCGCCGCGAAACCCTGGCCTGGTTACAGCCCGTGCTCGATCACAAGGTCTACCACCGTCTGCGCGCCGAATGCGCCCCGAAAGAACTGGGCGCCAGCAGCTACACCAAAGTTCTGGCCGCCCGGCTGCGGATCAGCGAAGCCGAAGCCTTCCGGCGCCTCAAGAACGCCGAACTGCTCGGCCCGCGCACCGCCCTGACCGGTGAGCCGATGCCCCCGGCGTTGCCGAACGTCGCTGCCGCCCAGGCGAAAGGGCAGATCGGGCCCGAGCATGTCAGCGAAATCAAGTCGTTCTTCCGCACCCTGCCCCAATCAGTGGACTTCCAAGCCCGCGAAGCCGCCGAAACCGACCTCGCCCACCACGCCAGCACCCTCGGCGCCGACGGATTCACCGCCGTCGCCGACCGACTGAAGTACCTGCTCGACCAAGACGGCACCTTCACCGACACCGACCGCCAAGCCCGCCGCGGGCTGCGCCTGGGCAAACAACGCCCCGACGGCACCGTCCCCATCTCCGGATACCTCACCCCCGAAGCCGCAGCGACCTGGGAAGCGGTCAAAGCGAAACTCGCCGCCCCCGGGATGTGCAACCCCGCCGACGATGCCCCGCAGGTCGACGGCGAACCCGACCCCGAGCACGCGGCCCGAGACGCCCGCACCCAGAGTCAACGCGACCATGATGCGTTCTTGGCCGCCGGGCGCGCGGTCCTGGCCTCCGGTGATCTCGGCCAACACAAGGGATTGCCGGCGACGATCATCATCCGCACCGAACTCAAGGACCTGGAGAAGGCGGCCGGGCACGGGCTCACCGCCGGAGGGACCCTGATTCCGATGCGCGACGTCATCCGCATGGCCTCCCACGCGTACCTCTGGCTGGCGCTGTTCGACGGCAAGGGTGTGCCGCTGCATCTGGGGCGTACCCGCCGCGTCGCCTCACCGGGGCAGCGCATCGTGCTGCTGGCTCAGCACCGGGGCTGCACCGCCCCGGGCTGCACCGCCGACGGCTATCACTCCGAGGTCCACCACGCGAACAAAGACTGGAAAGACGGCGGCAACACCGACGTCGAGGACATGACTCTGGCGTGCGGGCCGGACAATCGCATGGTCGAGACCACCGGCTGGATTACGAGGAACCGTCCTGATGACGGCGTCACCGAATGGATCCCCCCGAAAGCGCTCGACTGCGGGCAATCCCGCACCAACCCCTACCACCACCCCGACCGCATCCTCGCCCCCGACGAACCCGACGACGACCCACCCGGCGATGACCCGTGA
- a CDS encoding (deoxy)nucleoside triphosphate pyrophosphohydrolase translates to MSLQIVVAGALICERRLLVAQRARPPELAGLWELPGGKAAPGESDADALIRELREELGVEVEVGEQLGSDVPLTATMTLRAYRVRQIGGTVVALDHRSLRWVSRAELDALAWVPADTAWLPDLTAALA, encoded by the coding sequence GTGTCCCTCCAGATCGTCGTCGCCGGTGCCCTGATCTGTGAGCGCAGGTTGCTGGTCGCACAGCGCGCCCGTCCGCCGGAGCTGGCGGGCCTGTGGGAGCTGCCCGGCGGAAAGGCGGCGCCGGGGGAGTCCGACGCCGACGCCCTGATCCGGGAACTGCGCGAGGAACTGGGCGTCGAGGTCGAGGTCGGCGAACAGCTCGGTTCCGACGTGCCGCTGACGGCCACCATGACGCTGCGGGCCTACCGGGTGCGCCAGATCGGCGGCACCGTGGTGGCTCTGGATCACCGCTCGCTGCGGTGGGTTTCGAGGGCCGAGTTGGACGCACTCGCCTGGGTGCCGGCCGACACGGCGTGGTTGCCGGACCTCACCGCCGCGTTGGCGTAG
- a CDS encoding DUF3159 domain-containing protein produces the protein MSDPTVPPAVLVLRRFGGPWGVVAAVVPVMVFTAVSSLGELIPALLAALLVAAALAVVRMLGGHAGFSAWAGFLGVAAAAAVAMVTGEGRDFYLIGIWHSLVNCVALLASVLVRRPLAGHLWAWGAGASASWRLDSRAKAAFTVVTLCWAAVFGARFVVQQQLYLADESTWLGVARIGMGLPLTAAALLVSVWVTRSARAGLQRLPSAACPSRSSSPVP, from the coding sequence ATGTCTGATCCAACCGTGCCCCCGGCCGTGCTTGTCCTGCGTCGATTCGGCGGGCCGTGGGGCGTTGTCGCAGCGGTGGTCCCGGTCATGGTGTTCACTGCGGTGTCCAGCCTCGGCGAACTGATCCCTGCCCTGCTCGCAGCGCTGCTGGTGGCCGCCGCGCTGGCGGTGGTGCGCATGCTGGGCGGGCACGCCGGATTCTCGGCTTGGGCGGGGTTCCTGGGGGTGGCCGCCGCCGCGGCAGTGGCGATGGTGACCGGGGAGGGGCGCGACTTCTATCTGATCGGTATCTGGCACTCGCTGGTCAACTGCGTCGCCCTGCTGGCCTCGGTGCTGGTGCGCCGTCCGCTGGCGGGTCACCTGTGGGCCTGGGGGGCGGGCGCGTCGGCGTCCTGGCGGCTCGACTCCCGCGCCAAGGCGGCTTTCACCGTCGTGACCCTGTGCTGGGCAGCGGTGTTCGGCGCACGGTTCGTCGTGCAGCAGCAGCTCTACCTTGCGGACGAGAGCACCTGGCTGGGGGTGGCCCGGATCGGGATGGGGCTGCCGCTGACGGCGGCGGCGCTGCTGGTCTCGGTCTGGGTGACGCGCTCGGCGCGGGCCGGGCTGCAACGGCTACCGTCAGCGGCGTGTCCCTCCAGATCGTCGTCGCCGGTGCCCTGA
- a CDS encoding 4a-hydroxytetrahydrobiopterin dehydratase, whose protein sequence is MAVLTDDEVDAAAAELDGWDRADGALRRSIKFPAFLDGIEAVRRVGAHAESEDHHPDIDIRWRTVTFALVTHSEGGITDKDVQMARDINGIVAELSSPE, encoded by the coding sequence ATGGCTGTCTTGACCGATGACGAAGTGGACGCCGCCGCCGCCGAACTCGACGGATGGGATCGCGCCGACGGTGCGCTCCGCCGGTCCATCAAGTTTCCGGCGTTCCTCGACGGGATCGAGGCGGTGCGCCGTGTCGGTGCGCACGCCGAGTCCGAGGATCACCACCCGGACATCGACATCCGTTGGCGCACAGTTACCTTCGCGTTGGTGACGCATTCTGAAGGCGGCATCACCGACAAGGATGTTCAGATGGCCCGCGACATCAACGGGATCGTCGCAGAGCTATCCAGCCCAGAGTGA
- a CDS encoding mannosyltransferase — MAGEFALARPGPRVGGISTNTSTRLTALAPLLLALSIAARLAWTYLVPNGANFVDLHVYIGGGDEVDGPGAVYDYVYGDQTPDFPLPFTYPPFAAVMFYPLHFLPFWLVALAWQLGIIAALYGVVRVSQHLLGIVDARRVAFAWTAVAIWLEPLRSTFDYGQINVLLVLAVLLAVASNRWWISGALVGLAAGVKLTPAVAGLHFLGARRWGAAVFSAVVFVGTIALSLAVMGREALRYFTDLIGDAQRIGPVATSFNQSWRGAVSRILGYDAGMGPLVLAGIAATAVLAWFAWRSVGAFGEDLDRLGSIVVVSLFGLLLSPISWTHHWVWLVPLMIWLLHGPYRALTGARVLGYGWLVLTAIGVPWLLSFAQPTIWEISRPWYLAWAGTVYPVATLITLGWIALRRSR; from the coding sequence ATGGCCGGAGAGTTTGCGTTGGCTCGCCCCGGTCCTAGAGTCGGCGGGATCAGCACCAACACCTCCACCCGACTGACCGCGCTGGCGCCGCTGCTGCTGGCGCTCAGCATCGCGGCGCGGCTGGCGTGGACCTACCTGGTGCCCAACGGCGCAAACTTCGTGGACCTGCACGTCTACATCGGCGGGGGTGACGAAGTGGACGGCCCGGGTGCTGTCTACGACTACGTTTACGGCGACCAGACGCCGGATTTCCCGCTGCCGTTCACCTATCCGCCGTTTGCGGCCGTGATGTTCTATCCGCTGCACTTCCTCCCGTTCTGGTTGGTGGCCCTGGCGTGGCAGCTGGGCATCATCGCCGCGCTCTACGGCGTGGTGCGGGTCAGTCAACATCTGCTGGGTATCGTCGACGCCCGGCGTGTCGCGTTCGCCTGGACCGCGGTGGCGATCTGGCTGGAGCCGTTGCGCAGCACCTTCGACTACGGCCAGATCAACGTGCTGCTGGTGCTCGCCGTGCTGCTGGCAGTGGCGAGCAACCGCTGGTGGATCTCGGGTGCGCTGGTGGGGCTGGCCGCCGGGGTGAAGCTGACGCCGGCGGTCGCCGGGCTGCACTTCCTGGGCGCGCGCCGCTGGGGTGCGGCGGTGTTCTCGGCGGTGGTGTTCGTGGGCACCATCGCGCTGTCGCTGGCGGTGATGGGCCGCGAAGCCCTGCGCTACTTCACCGACCTGATCGGTGACGCCCAGCGCATCGGCCCCGTGGCGACGTCGTTCAACCAGTCCTGGCGCGGCGCGGTGTCACGGATTCTGGGCTACGACGCAGGCATGGGCCCGCTGGTGCTGGCCGGCATCGCCGCGACCGCGGTGCTGGCCTGGTTCGCCTGGCGCAGCGTCGGGGCGTTCGGCGAGGACCTGGACCGGCTGGGGTCGATCGTGGTGGTGAGCCTGTTCGGGTTGCTGCTCTCGCCGATCTCGTGGACCCACCACTGGGTGTGGCTGGTGCCGCTGATGATCTGGCTGCTGCACGGCCCGTACCGCGCGCTGACCGGCGCCCGGGTGCTGGGGTACGGGTGGCTGGTGCTCACCGCGATCGGCGTGCCGTGGCTGCTGAGCTTCGCGCAGCCGACCATCTGGGAGATCAGCAGGCCGTGGTACCTGGCCTGGGCCGGCACCGTCTATCCGGTGGCAACGCTGATCACTCTGGGCTGGATAGCTCTGCGACGATCCCGTTGA
- a CDS encoding Rv1157c family protein has product MSRTLFATTAVAVGSSAALLFSGIATAEPAAPPAPAPIDGLQAPGLTAVQSLSPAVQQAAADPNNAASMLMAAASAFAGNSAASADSQNLAAAVSQFVSNPGAASMLPASLPGGIPLPSGAVLPTPVPTAGGDAQHLPPAGVVPGFEAHLPPGVNPANAVGPVQPEPPVEVPTTPVSHLPDAAVEAAPAVEAAGVAPALPQLQAPSALPPGPPSPAATAFGADAPPTQDFMYPSIGNGCLADGGNSIATAISVAGPATIPTPGPGAGQTAYVFTAVGTAGPAEVQKLPLNVTWVNLSTGKSGSATLKPRPDINATGPTTLTAIVDTGSGSIISTIFGQVTTTEKQCQFMPTIGSTVVP; this is encoded by the coding sequence ATGTCACGGACGCTGTTCGCCACCACCGCCGTAGCGGTCGGATCGTCGGCCGCGCTGCTGTTCAGCGGTATTGCCACCGCTGAGCCCGCCGCGCCGCCGGCCCCCGCCCCGATCGACGGTCTCCAGGCGCCGGGACTGACCGCGGTGCAATCCCTGAGTCCCGCCGTTCAGCAGGCCGCCGCAGATCCGAACAATGCGGCGTCCATGCTGATGGCGGCGGCCTCGGCGTTCGCGGGCAATTCGGCGGCGTCCGCGGATTCACAGAACCTGGCGGCCGCGGTCAGCCAGTTCGTGTCCAACCCGGGGGCGGCGTCGATGTTGCCGGCCTCCCTGCCGGGCGGCATCCCGCTGCCCAGCGGCGCGGTTCTCCCCACCCCGGTCCCGACGGCAGGCGGCGACGCCCAACACCTGCCGCCGGCCGGGGTGGTCCCCGGCTTCGAGGCCCACCTGCCGCCGGGGGTCAACCCGGCCAATGCGGTCGGTCCGGTCCAGCCGGAACCGCCGGTCGAGGTGCCCACCACACCGGTCTCCCATCTTCCGGACGCCGCTGTAGAAGCCGCACCTGCTGTCGAGGCAGCCGGGGTGGCACCGGCACTGCCACAACTGCAGGCGCCCTCGGCGCTGCCCCCCGGCCCGCCGAGTCCGGCCGCGACGGCTTTCGGGGCCGATGCGCCTCCCACGCAGGACTTCATGTACCCCTCGATCGGCAACGGCTGCCTGGCCGACGGCGGAAACTCCATCGCCACAGCCATTTCCGTCGCCGGACCGGCGACCATCCCCACCCCGGGCCCCGGCGCGGGGCAGACCGCCTACGTGTTCACCGCGGTCGGCACCGCCGGCCCGGCGGAGGTGCAGAAACTGCCGCTGAACGTGACGTGGGTGAACCTGTCCACCGGAAAGTCGGGCAGCGCCACCCTCAAGCCGCGCCCGGACATCAACGCCACGGGGCCCACCACGCTGACTGCGATCGTCGACACCGGCTCGGGCAGCATCATCTCCACCATCTTCGGACAGGTGACCACCACCGAGAAGCAGTGCCAGTTCATGCCGACCATCGGCTCCACGGTGGTGCCGTAA
- a CDS encoding HhH-GPD-type base excision DNA repair protein → MPNVQLVQEPAADALLSENPMALLVGMLLDQQFPMEAAFAGPRKIADRIGDVDAALIAGFDPDRFIALCSETPAIHRFPGSMAKRVQALAQVVVDEYGGDAAAIWTEGNPDGREVLQRIKRLPGFGDQKARIFLALLGKQYGFTGAGWREAAGDYGPDGTFKSVADVRDQDSLDKVRSYKKAAKQAAKAK, encoded by the coding sequence ATGCCGAACGTGCAGTTGGTGCAAGAGCCCGCCGCTGATGCGCTGCTCAGCGAGAACCCGATGGCGCTGTTGGTGGGGATGCTGCTGGATCAGCAGTTCCCCATGGAGGCGGCGTTCGCCGGCCCGCGCAAGATCGCCGACCGCATCGGCGACGTCGACGCCGCGCTGATTGCGGGCTTTGACCCGGACAGGTTCATCGCGCTGTGTTCGGAAACCCCTGCCATCCACCGCTTCCCGGGTTCCATGGCCAAGCGGGTGCAGGCACTGGCGCAGGTGGTGGTCGACGAGTACGGCGGTGACGCCGCCGCCATCTGGACCGAGGGCAACCCCGATGGCCGTGAGGTGCTGCAGCGGATCAAGCGGCTGCCCGGTTTCGGTGACCAGAAGGCGCGAATCTTCCTGGCGCTGTTGGGCAAGCAGTACGGCTTCACCGGTGCGGGCTGGCGGGAGGCCGCCGGCGACTACGGCCCGGACGGCACCTTCAAGTCGGTGGCCGACGTGCGCGACCAGGACTCGCTCGACAAGGTGCGCAGTTACAAGAAGGCCGCGAAGCAGGCGGCAAAGGCCAAGTGA
- a CDS encoding multicopper oxidase family protein gives MTALSCLAVAACAQVNTRPVAGTPPDVIDEAEAARPHTGRTVTATLTAQPTTIDLGGPVVHTLAYGDSIPGRLIRADVGDDLAVTVTNRLDQPTSVHWHGIALRNDMDGAEPATADIAVGESFTYRFSAPHSGTYWAHPHTGLQADHGLYVPVIIDDPREPARYDVEWIVVTDDWTDGAGRSPQAIYDQLRGGMPAMGSARMGGGTSPLLGGDAGDVVYPYYVLNGRIPEAPSTLRARPGQRIRIRLINAGSDTAFRIALAGHSMTVTHTDGYPVVPRDVDAVLLGMGERVDVIVTAGDGVFPLVASAEGKNAMARALLVTGTGSAPGAEFRPRELEQRVGTVEVFTSTPEEGLGITAAEVTLTAALTGGMMHYSWGINGRPHPDSQPLSITRGQTAVLTFANRTMMWHPMHLHGHTFQMLDAAGGLSARKDTTIVRPRQAVSVALVADNPGTWMLHCHNTYHQEAGMMTSLDYTA, from the coding sequence ATGACCGCGCTCTCCTGCCTGGCCGTGGCGGCCTGTGCCCAGGTGAACACACGACCGGTCGCAGGAACTCCCCCCGATGTGATCGACGAGGCGGAGGCGGCACGGCCGCACACCGGCCGGACCGTCACCGCGACGCTGACAGCACAGCCCACCACGATCGATCTCGGTGGGCCGGTGGTCCACACGCTGGCGTACGGCGACAGCATCCCGGGTCGGTTGATCAGGGCTGATGTCGGCGATGACCTCGCGGTCACCGTCACCAACCGGCTGGACCAGCCCACGTCGGTGCACTGGCATGGCATCGCGCTGCGCAACGACATGGACGGCGCGGAACCGGCCACCGCCGACATCGCTGTCGGAGAATCCTTCACCTACCGCTTCTCGGCGCCCCATTCGGGCACCTACTGGGCCCACCCGCACACCGGCCTGCAGGCCGACCACGGGTTGTACGTCCCGGTGATCATCGACGACCCACGGGAACCGGCCCGCTACGACGTGGAATGGATTGTCGTCACCGACGATTGGACCGACGGCGCGGGAAGGTCACCTCAGGCGATCTATGACCAGTTGCGCGGCGGCATGCCGGCCATGGGGTCCGCAAGGATGGGTGGCGGCACCAGCCCCCTGCTGGGCGGCGACGCCGGTGATGTCGTGTACCCGTACTACGTGCTGAACGGACGCATTCCCGAGGCACCGAGCACACTGCGCGCCCGACCAGGCCAACGCATCCGTATCCGGTTGATCAACGCCGGCTCAGATACCGCGTTCCGGATCGCTCTGGCGGGACATTCGATGACGGTCACGCACACCGACGGGTATCCGGTCGTGCCCAGGGACGTTGACGCAGTCCTGCTCGGGATGGGGGAACGCGTCGACGTGATCGTGACCGCCGGCGACGGCGTGTTCCCCCTGGTGGCGTCGGCGGAGGGCAAGAACGCGATGGCGCGGGCCCTGCTGGTCACCGGAACGGGCAGCGCACCCGGTGCCGAATTCCGACCTCGCGAGCTCGAACAGCGCGTGGGAACCGTCGAGGTGTTCACCTCCACCCCGGAAGAAGGCCTCGGAATCACGGCCGCGGAGGTCACCCTGACGGCGGCTCTCACCGGCGGGATGATGCACTACAGCTGGGGCATCAACGGGCGGCCCCACCCCGACAGCCAGCCGCTGAGCATCACCCGCGGGCAGACAGCCGTGCTGACATTCGCCAACCGGACCATGATGTGGCATCCGATGCATCTGCACGGGCACACCTTCCAGATGCTCGATGCCGCCGGCGGCCTGAGCGCGCGAAAAGACACCACCATCGTCCGGCCCCGGCAGGCTGTCAGCGTCGCACTCGTCGCCGACAATCCTGGCACCTGGATGCTGCACTGCCACAACACCTACCACCAAGAAGCCGGGATGATGACGAGCCTGGACTACACCGCCTGA
- a CDS encoding sensor histidine kinase yields the protein MSGEFAVVLAAALLLVAALAAVLVVRTRRVVTTPTERAVHAALHTASLAARALRQGLDADSAETAVPYLRDLTGADAVALYDSDGNRLARDGAIWSAALDDRCDRAAHASLSGQRRVLDGADLPALIAQPLSPEDGGTIGVLVVVTAAAPGPGMLGAVGEVARYAASQLELAELDASRARLDRAEVLALRAQISPHFVYNALNTIASFVRTDPDRARELILDFADFTRYSFRAAGPYTVLADELRNIDRYLTLERARFGTALDVKLQVAPEVLNVVVPFLALQPLVENAVRHGLAGQRGGTITLVATDEGIDTVITVEDDGVGMDPEALRSAHADALGPDASGDHSAHVGLTNVDHRLRAAFGNDYGLVVETAVGAGTKVIMRVPKFAAGVHV from the coding sequence ATGTCGGGCGAGTTCGCGGTCGTGCTGGCCGCCGCGCTGCTACTGGTCGCGGCGTTGGCCGCCGTCCTGGTGGTGCGGACCCGGCGGGTGGTCACCACCCCCACCGAGCGGGCCGTGCACGCCGCGCTGCACACCGCCTCGCTGGCCGCCAGGGCGCTGCGGCAGGGGCTGGACGCCGACTCGGCCGAGACCGCGGTGCCGTACCTGCGTGACCTCACCGGCGCCGATGCGGTGGCCCTCTACGACAGCGACGGCAACCGGCTGGCCCGCGACGGCGCCATCTGGTCGGCCGCCCTCGATGACCGCTGCGACCGCGCCGCCCATGCGTCGCTGTCGGGTCAGCGCCGGGTTCTCGACGGTGCCGACCTGCCCGCGCTGATCGCGCAGCCACTGTCCCCGGAGGACGGCGGCACCATCGGCGTCCTGGTGGTGGTGACCGCCGCTGCACCCGGACCGGGCATGCTGGGTGCCGTCGGCGAAGTGGCCCGCTACGCCGCGAGCCAACTGGAACTCGCCGAACTCGATGCGTCGCGGGCCCGGCTGGACCGCGCCGAGGTGCTGGCGCTGCGCGCGCAGATCAGCCCGCACTTCGTCTACAACGCGCTCAACACCATCGCCTCGTTCGTGCGCACCGATCCCGACCGAGCCCGTGAGCTGATCCTCGATTTCGCCGACTTCACCCGCTACTCGTTCCGGGCGGCCGGGCCCTACACCGTACTGGCCGACGAACTGCGCAACATCGACCGCTACCTGACCCTGGAGCGGGCCCGCTTCGGCACCGCACTCGACGTCAAGCTGCAGGTAGCCCCCGAGGTGCTCAACGTCGTCGTCCCCTTCCTGGCCCTACAACCCTTGGTGGAGAACGCCGTTCGGCACGGCCTGGCCGGACAGCGCGGCGGCACCATCACCCTCGTTGCCACCGACGAGGGCATCGACACCGTCATCACCGTCGAGGACGACGGCGTGGGCATGGACCCCGAGGCGCTGCGCTCGGCCCACGCCGACGCCCTGGGCCCCGACGCCAGCGGCGACCACAGTGCGCATGTCGGCCTGACCAATGTCGACCATCGGCTGCGCGCAGCCTTCGGCAACGATTACGGTCTTGTGGTCGAAACCGCGGTCGGGGCGGGCACCAAGGTGATCATGCGGGTGCCCAAGTTCGCTGCCGGGGTGCACGTGTGA